The following are from one region of the Paracoccus sp. S3-43 genome:
- a CDS encoding CPBP family intramembrane glutamic endopeptidase produces the protein MVANTTDTVRPRIWLGIEFAALYIGAPLAIALFMPGRHLFEALAVFSLVGLFLLWRTGGFGFRSLVRGWRRVPLLEVLALSAVTLLAGVAILYVTYPERLFTMLRSGMLPLIWVFYPLLSALPQELIFRPLFFHRYGALLPAGQGAIAINAGIFSFAHLMYWSAVVAVMTFVGGWIFARAYLRYGFPAAWLLHAVAGNVLFTVGMGAYFYTGNVVRPF, from the coding sequence ATGGTTGCAAACACGACTGACACGGTAAGACCCCGGATCTGGCTGGGGATCGAGTTCGCGGCGCTCTATATCGGGGCGCCGCTGGCGATTGCGCTGTTCATGCCGGGCCGTCACCTGTTCGAGGCGCTGGCCGTATTCTCGCTGGTGGGCCTGTTCCTGCTGTGGCGCACCGGCGGCTTCGGTTTCCGGTCGCTGGTCCGGGGCTGGCGCCGGGTGCCCTTGCTGGAGGTTCTGGCCCTGTCGGCCGTCACCCTGCTGGCGGGGGTGGCGATCCTGTATGTGACCTATCCCGAACGGCTGTTCACCATGCTGCGGTCGGGGATGCTGCCGCTGATCTGGGTGTTCTATCCGCTGCTGTCCGCCCTGCCGCAGGAACTGATCTTCCGGCCGCTGTTCTTCCACCGCTATGGCGCGCTGCTGCCTGCGGGGCAGGGGGCCATCGCCATCAATGCCGGGATCTTCTCCTTTGCGCATCTGATGTACTGGTCGGCGGTGGTGGCGGTCATGACCTTCGTCGGCGGCTGGATCTTCGCCCGCGCCTATCTGCGCTATGGCTTTCCGGCGGCCTGGCTGCTGCACGCGGTTGCCGGGAACGTGCTGTTCACCGTGGGCATGGGCGCCTATTTCTATACCGGCAACGTGGTGCGTCCGTTCTAG
- a CDS encoding FAD-linked oxidase C-terminal domain-containing protein has protein sequence MSLPTAISGRLRAILGNRLSETAADRDHHAQSEAFHRSPPPDAVAWPETAEEVAAILSACNDARVPVIAWGTGTSLEGHALPFRGGISLDLSRMDKVLEVRPEDMQASVQPGVTREALNTELRATGLFFPVDPGANASLGGMAATRASGTTAVRYGTMRDNLLGLQVVLADGRIIRTGTRAAKSSAGYDLTGLFVGSEGTLGVITELTVRLHGQPEEVAAAVCAFDSLDQAVECVSATIQSGIPMARIEFVDADSARAFNLDSGSSLPETPHLMIEFHGSPGAVREDAARFGEIAAEFGAQGFDWATTAEDRARLWRMRHGAYHACLALRPGASGLITDVCVPMSHLPAAVHAAAQDIAAEGLVGPILGHVGDGNFHSLLLVDPGNADEIAAAKRVALRMAERALAVGGTISGEHGVGIGKRGLMAAQHGEGWQLMGQIKAALDPHDILNPGKLVPDRN, from the coding sequence ATGAGCCTGCCCACCGCGATTTCCGGCCGCTTGCGCGCCATCCTGGGCAACCGCCTGTCCGAAACCGCCGCGGACCGCGACCACCACGCCCAGTCCGAGGCGTTCCACCGATCCCCTCCGCCCGATGCCGTGGCCTGGCCCGAGACCGCCGAGGAGGTCGCGGCGATCCTGTCGGCCTGCAACGACGCGCGCGTTCCTGTGATCGCCTGGGGCACCGGCACGTCGCTGGAGGGCCATGCCCTGCCGTTCAGGGGCGGCATCAGCCTGGATCTGTCGCGCATGGACAAGGTGCTGGAGGTGCGCCCCGAGGACATGCAGGCCAGCGTCCAGCCGGGCGTCACGCGCGAGGCGCTGAACACCGAATTGCGCGCCACCGGGCTGTTCTTCCCGGTCGATCCCGGCGCCAATGCTTCCCTGGGCGGGATGGCGGCGACGCGGGCCAGCGGCACCACGGCGGTGCGCTATGGCACGATGCGCGACAATCTGCTGGGCTTGCAGGTGGTGCTGGCCGACGGGCGCATCATCCGCACCGGCACCCGCGCCGCGAAATCCAGCGCGGGCTATGACCTGACAGGGCTGTTCGTCGGATCCGAGGGCACCCTGGGCGTCATCACCGAGCTGACGGTCCGCCTGCACGGCCAGCCCGAGGAGGTCGCGGCCGCCGTCTGCGCCTTCGACAGCCTGGATCAGGCGGTGGAATGCGTCAGCGCGACGATCCAGTCGGGGATCCCGATGGCGCGGATCGAATTCGTCGACGCGGATTCTGCCCGCGCCTTCAACCTGGATTCGGGCAGCAGCCTGCCCGAAACGCCGCATCTGATGATCGAATTCCACGGCAGCCCCGGCGCCGTCCGCGAGGATGCGGCGCGGTTCGGCGAGATCGCCGCCGAATTCGGCGCCCAGGGCTTCGACTGGGCCACCACGGCCGAGGATCGCGCCCGGCTGTGGCGGATGCGCCACGGCGCCTATCATGCCTGCCTGGCGTTACGGCCGGGCGCCTCGGGGCTGATCACCGATGTCTGCGTGCCGATGTCGCATCTGCCCGCCGCCGTCCATGCCGCCGCGCAGGACATCGCCGCCGAGGGGCTGGTCGGCCCGATCCTGGGCCATGTGGGGGACGGCAATTTCCATTCCCTGCTGCTGGTCGATCCGGGCAATGCCGACGAGATCGCGGCGGCCAAGCGGGTGGCCCTGCGCATGGCGGAACGGGCGCTTGCCGTGGGCGGCACGATCAGCGGCGAACATGGCGTCGGCATCGGCAAGCGCGGACTGATGGCCGCCCAGCATGGCGAGGGATGGCAACTGATGGGCCAGATCAAGGCGGCGCTTGATCCCCATGACATCCTGAACCCCGGAAAGCTGGTGCCGGACCGGAACTAG
- a CDS encoding glycoside hydrolase family 25 protein: MLVLAVACARTPERGGYRPAPGPGANPQLGDSAPHDWGGRHPYAHAVHGIDVSRWQGDIDWNRVRNAGISFAFIKATEGGDHYDPSFHRYWREAAEARIPRGAYHYYYFCRSGAEQAAWFIRQVPREIGSLPPVIDLEWTNSRTCPYRPSPQEIKQQASIFMDIVGRHYGQRPIIYTTVDFYRDNRLGDMRAEFWLRSVANHPSVPYPGQRWAFWQYTGTGIVPGIRGNTDLNAFAGTRADWVRWLQTRLTR; encoded by the coding sequence ATGTTGGTATTGGCGGTGGCCTGCGCGCGCACGCCCGAACGCGGCGGATACAGGCCCGCCCCAGGCCCCGGCGCCAACCCGCAACTGGGCGATTCCGCCCCCCACGACTGGGGCGGGCGCCACCCCTACGCCCATGCGGTCCACGGCATCGACGTGTCCCGCTGGCAGGGCGACATCGACTGGAACCGTGTCCGCAACGCGGGCATCAGCTTTGCCTTCATCAAGGCGACCGAAGGAGGCGACCATTACGACCCCAGCTTCCATCGCTACTGGCGCGAGGCCGCCGAGGCGCGCATCCCGCGCGGTGCCTATCATTATTACTATTTCTGCCGCTCAGGCGCGGAACAGGCCGCCTGGTTCATCCGCCAGGTGCCGCGCGAGATCGGGTCGCTGCCGCCGGTCATCGACCTGGAATGGACCAATTCCCGGACCTGCCCCTATCGCCCCTCTCCGCAGGAGATCAAGCAGCAGGCGTCCATCTTCATGGACATCGTGGGCCGTCACTATGGCCAGCGGCCGATCATCTATACGACCGTCGATTTCTATCGCGACAACCGGCTGGGCGACATGCGCGCCGAATTCTGGCTGCGGTCCGTCGCGAACCATCCCAGCGTTCCCTATCCCGGCCAGCGTTGGGCCTTCTGGCAATATACCGGGACCGGCATCGTTCCGGGGATCCGCGGGAATACCGACCTTAACGCCTTTGCCGGGACACGCGCGGATTGGGTCCGATGGTTGCAAACACGACTGACACGGTAA
- a CDS encoding glycosyltransferase, with protein MPQGLRPETGARSDRAYVTLVTNPDYLPGAEALLRSLKLTGTRADLAVMHRGLGPAHLARLRAHGARLIAADLLPTSDAFDRAHARDALHARAAFTQGGKPDFHTPLDNFVKLRLWQLDYDRCVFIDADAVVLRSVEKLFELPEFCAAPNVYDGLDGFHRMNSGVFTARPDIRTFNAMMSHLDRPGVFWRRTDQTFLQDYFPDWHGLSIHHNMLQYVWMNMPELWSWEDIRILHFQYEKPWQDHGKTHLLRPLIDLWRAIAEGQPVPDLAAQVRPAA; from the coding sequence CTGCCCCAGGGCCTGCGGCCCGAGACGGGGGCACGGTCCGACCGGGCCTATGTCACGCTGGTGACCAATCCCGACTATCTTCCGGGGGCCGAGGCGCTGCTGCGGTCGCTGAAGCTGACCGGCACGCGCGCCGATCTGGCGGTGATGCATCGCGGCCTTGGCCCGGCGCATCTGGCGCGGCTGCGCGCCCACGGCGCCCGGCTGATCGCCGCCGACCTGCTGCCGACCTCGGATGCGTTCGACCGCGCCCACGCAAGGGACGCGCTGCACGCCCGCGCGGCGTTCACCCAGGGCGGCAAGCCCGATTTCCACACCCCGCTGGACAATTTCGTCAAGCTGCGGCTGTGGCAGCTGGATTACGACCGCTGCGTCTTCATCGACGCCGACGCGGTGGTGCTGCGGTCGGTCGAAAAGCTGTTCGAACTGCCGGAATTCTGCGCCGCGCCCAATGTCTATGACGGGCTGGACGGGTTCCACAGGATGAATTCGGGCGTCTTCACGGCCCGCCCCGACATCCGCACCTTCAACGCGATGATGTCGCATCTGGACCGCCCCGGCGTCTTCTGGCGGCGCACCGACCAGACCTTCCTGCAAGACTATTTCCCCGACTGGCACGGCCTGTCGATCCATCACAACATGCTGCAATATGTCTGGATGAACATGCCCGAGCTGTGGAGCTGGGAGGACATCCGCATCCTGCATTTCCAATACGAAAAGCCTTGGCAGGACCACGGCAAGACCCATCTTCTGCGCCCCCTGATCGACCTGTGGCGCGCCATCGCCGAGGGTCAGCCGGTGCCCGACCTGGCAGCCCAGGTCCGCCCCGCCGCCTGA
- a CDS encoding NAD(P)-dependent oxidoreductase: MRIALTGASGIVGGFVLRAAQAAGHRVTRLDRGNGFQLGGDPDLRGHDALIHCAFAHAPGRYRGGEGDDPETFLRLNGDGTRRLFDAAARDGVERIVFLSSRAVHDGYPAGTSLPDDLPARPADLYGQVKADAETHLARLPVNGTAVRATGVYGPGPANKWRDLFEDYLAGRPVPPRIATEVHGDDLAAAILLLLDQPDPPRQVNCSDLILDRHDLLARVQALTGCPHPLPARADPAPLRVQRCDRLHRIGWRPGGMTKLRTALPDLLC, from the coding sequence ATGCGCATCGCCCTGACCGGCGCCTCGGGCATCGTCGGCGGCTTCGTGCTGCGCGCGGCGCAGGCGGCGGGGCACCGGGTCACGCGCCTGGACCGCGGCAACGGCTTCCAGCTTGGCGGCGACCCTGACCTGCGCGGCCATGACGCGCTGATCCACTGCGCCTTCGCCCATGCCCCCGGCCGCTATCGGGGAGGAGAGGGCGACGACCCCGAAACCTTCCTGCGCCTGAACGGCGACGGCACCCGCCGCCTGTTCGACGCGGCCGCCCGCGACGGGGTCGAACGGATCGTCTTCCTGTCCTCGCGCGCGGTCCATGACGGCTATCCCGCAGGCACATCGCTGCCCGACGACCTGCCCGCCCGGCCCGCCGATCTCTATGGCCAGGTCAAGGCGGATGCCGAGACCCACCTTGCGCGGCTGCCCGTGAACGGCACGGCGGTCCGCGCGACCGGAGTCTATGGCCCCGGCCCCGCGAACAAATGGCGCGACCTCTTCGAGGACTATCTGGCCGGCCGCCCCGTCCCGCCCCGCATCGCGACCGAGGTCCATGGCGACGACCTCGCCGCCGCGATCCTGCTGCTGCTGGACCAGCCGGACCCGCCCCGGCAGGTGAATTGCAGCGACCTGATCCTGGACCGCCACGATCTGCTGGCACGGGTCCAGGCCCTGACCGGCTGCCCGCATCCCCTGCCCGCCCGCGCGGATCCCGCGCCGTTGCGCGTGCAACGCTGCGACCGGCTGCACCGGATCGGATGGCGCCCCGGCGGCATGACAAAGCTGCGGACCGCCCTGCCCGATCTTCTGTGCTGA